ATTTCTGCATTTGAAGCCATTGTTGCTGCATTGAAAATTAATTCTATTTTTTCAAGGCCTGTTTCATCCAGTTCATTTTCTGATGAATCAAGAATGGTGCCCTTTGGTTCATAGCCAACACCCGTTATTTCATACTCTTTTCCATTAAACCATACATTTTTAACTGTTATTTCATTTTTAGTTAATGTTCCAGTCTTATCCGTTGTAATTACGTTTGTTGAACCGAGTGTTTCAACTGCCGAGAGTTTTTTTATTACTGCATTTTTCTTCGCGAGTTTAGAAACCCCATTTGCAAGAGCTACAGTAATCTGCATTGGAAGGGCTTGGGGAACTATGGCAACTGCAATTCCTAGACCGTAAATTAAACCAAATTTTAAACCGAGTCCCTGATTTAAGCTTATAAAAAAAAGTATTGATGCAATAACTATTGCAAAAATCGTAATTTTATTTGCAATATTGCTGATTTCAACTTGTAAGGGGGATTTTGCAAGTTTTTCTTCGCGAGTTAAATTTGCAATTCTACCAAGTTCAGTATTCATTCCAGTTGCTACAACAATCCCCTTGGCATTTCCTGTCGCAATATTGGTTCCAAGATAAACCATATTTGTACGATCAGCAACTCCAGCTTCAGAATTAATTGTTTCAGTATCTTTTTCTTGAGGCATTGATTCCCCAGTTAGTGAAAAATCATTTGTAGTCAGATTGTAAGATTCAATCAATCTGATATCAGCAGGTACTTTGTCTCCCTCATCAAGATGCACGATATCTCCGATAACTAGCAAACCTTGCGAAATTTCTTTTAATTCCCCATCACGATAAACTTTTGAAGGGGACTGTATCAACTTTTTTAAAGAATCCATGATATTTTCGGCTTTATTTTCCTGATAATACCCGATTATTGCATTGATTATCACGATTAATGCCATTATGGTTCCGTCACGATAATTGCCGATCAAAAAAGAAACTGCTGATGCGACAATTAAAACTGCCGCAAAAACATCTTTAAATTGAAATAAAAATTTTAGCCATTTTGGAAGCCGGATTTCCACGTTTAATTCATTTTTTCCAAATTTTTTTAAACGTGTTTCAGCTTCTATTTCGGAAATTCCTGCCTTATCCGTTTCTAATCCTTCAAATACATCAGAAATGGGCATTAAATAATAATCAGTATCCGGCATCCCCTCCCCCCGACAAAATCCTCAGATTATTTAATTTTTAAAAAAAATCCATCATTTAACTAATTCTTAATATGTAAAAGAACTGATTTAAACATTTTCAAAATAGCGACTTTAAAAACTGGTTATCATTAAAATTTGTGAAAAAAAGAAAAAAGATTTGAGGTTATTACTCTGAAGGCACGAGTGTTACGTCTTGATCCACTATTCTTAGGTAATACTTAGCATTACCGCCCAGATTGCACATTTGGAAGTTAAAGTAGTCGCTTCCTTCTGGAGGTATGATTTCAAAGCAGAATGTGTCGATATCTATAGGTTCACCATTGATCGTAACATTAATGTCAGAATTTATCATCCTAAGAGTAATAGTTGATGCAGTGAAGTTTTTCCACGTTTCATTTAATGGAATGTACACTTTACTACCATCTTCATAATTCATAATTAAATTTTCATGTACATTATCTAATGAATAGATTATTACAGAATTATCTGTGAGATTAATGTATGTTGAATTGAATGCATTGTTAGAATCTGCATCGTTTGGGTTAACCTGAATTTCTCCAGTAGTAAGTGTTACTATCGCATTGTTGATTACATTAACATCGAATCCAGATGTAAACCCGCAGTATGAAGTTTCTTGAACCTCAGTAACGGAAGTTGTTTCAAAAGCGCCTTTTGACATGTTTAAAGCTACATATGAGCCGGAAACCAAAACTGCAATGATCAATATTACCATTTCTATAGATAACTGTCCTCTGTTGGACATTATTATCACCGCCTTTTAAAGACAAATATAACTTATATATAATTAAAATATATCTGTTCAATAATATTAATCTTATGTATCAATTAAATAAATTAATTAAAATCGGAAAAATTGGTCTAAATTAAAACAGTATTTCTAAAAATCAGTTTTTACGTTCAAAATGTAAAATCAAATATATAAATATAGTTATCAAACAGTCTGAAAAACGCCCCCATCGGGATTTGAACCCGAGTCCACGGATCCGCAGTCCGCGAGGATATCCTACCTACCCCATGAGGGCATGTGCATAATAATTACAGGATTTTGATTAATCCTTTTTAATATACTCGTAAAAAATATATTAATAGTTTTTGGTTGTTTTAAATAATTTTAAGCTAGTTAATTAAAAAATAAAACTTATTTTAAAAATATTTTGTAATTTTAAAATTTTTTAGATTGTTTATTGTCTGCATACTTTTACAATTTCTTTAACTAAATCTTTTTGAATTCTTCCTTCGTTCCTATCTCCTTTAGTGCATGCAGCACCCCTAACTCCAACAATGTCGCAGTTAATTTCTTTTAACATAGGAATTTCTTCAATTTTAATTGAACCTGCAAGAGCACATTTCATTCCGTATTTGTGTGTTTCTTCAACAAATTCTTTCAATAATTCAATGCTCATGTGGTCAAATAATGTTTTTCCATCTTTTACAGCAGTATCAAGCATTGCAACGTCGCATCCTGCATCTCTTGCAACTCTTGGAATGATTAAAGGATCAACCCCGCCAACTCTGTAAGCATCCGCATATCCTGCAGCTACAACAATTTTATTTTCGCCAGAATCTTTTACTGCTTTTGTAACATTTTTCATTACATCCAATGCTTCTTGATATGATCGTGTACCATAAAGTCCGACCTTTATATAATCAGCACCACTTATTGCTGCCCCTAAAGCTGCTAAAGTAACAGTTCCTGGTTTATAGGGAACGTCCCCTATTGCAGCACTTACAAGCATTCCTTCTGGTGTCGCTTCTCTTGTTTCTTTAATTACCCATGGGAAGTTTGCACCCAATGAACCTTCAGGAGGATTTTTGACATCGATTATATCAGCACCACCTTCGATTGCTTCGTGGGCTTCAGCAACATCTTTAGGACTTACAAGTAATATCACAATTTCACCTAATAATTTCCGTAGTTTACCTAAGATTATAAATATGTATTCGTAGTTATTCTATCTGATTTATAATATCCAAAATTATTTAATGTATAAAAATTTAACGATTTGTATAATGTATTAAATCCATAACTAGTAAAATTTACAAATACCTATGATTTAACCTACGGGCAAAATATATCATACGTACTGGGTGTTAAGATGGAAATCCCCCTTGCAATAGGGTACATATCCCTTTTATTTATCATTGGATCATTTATCGCTAAATTAGCGGATAGAATCGGAATTCCAG
This DNA window, taken from Methanococcus maripaludis, encodes the following:
- a CDS encoding class III signal peptide-containing protein, whose product is MSNRGQLSIEMVILIIAVLVSGSYVALNMSKGAFETTSVTEVQETSYCGFTSGFDVNVINNAIVTLTTGEIQVNPNDADSNNAFNSTYINLTDNSVIIYSLDNVHENLIMNYEDGSKVYIPLNETWKNFTASTITLRMINSDINVTINGEPIDIDTFCFEIIPPEGSDYFNFQMCNLGGNAKYYLRIVDQDVTLVPSE
- a CDS encoding (5-formylfuran-3-yl)methyl phosphate synthase yields the protein MILLVSPKDVAEAHEAIEGGADIIDVKNPPEGSLGANFPWVIKETREATPEGMLVSAAIGDVPYKPGTVTLAALGAAISGADYIKVGLYGTRSYQEALDVMKNVTKAVKDSGENKIVVAAGYADAYRVGGVDPLIIPRVARDAGCDVAMLDTAVKDGKTLFDHMSIELLKEFVEETHKYGMKCALAGSIKIEEIPMLKEINCDIVGVRGAACTKGDRNEGRIQKDLVKEIVKVCRQ